Proteins encoded in a region of the Limanda limanda chromosome 17, fLimLim1.1, whole genome shotgun sequence genome:
- the bcl2l12 gene encoding uncharacterized protein bcl2l12 isoform X1, with protein MMSESRVHHSSVSSISSISLVEIKAETHLVLQAFLQRTLSTPIKERPGRVGGAYSVHNKYSSRSQPKAKDWCDSQAEDVGSADAKKTGFKDFIKQLPLRNNTQRSAKDPKSSLERESTAKCSHIRDQAEDDLVIQTSTSEDDESEKKQQKKLKKTKIRKKISKFLRLKLEREDKEEHGSCPNKPTTPVHQDREPNPPIISPTHHPEFYNEVAEKLEKIAQRSTSIKKPSSTAQLSQEVCDKEAVVQQLVQVLCSEGDSINTKIQSDPFLRSSFARLSYASFAKLLDTVSQVSEAPPSASPTLQRMAVTMEVSRRIVTATGTMRMQGYAKCYMETFAPWVKSHGGWENVDLEEPVEYD; from the exons TGATGTCAGAGTCTCGAGTCCACcattcctctgtctcctccatctcctcaatCTCTTTGGTTGAGATCAAGGCTGAGACTCATCTAGTCCTCCAGGCATTTCTCCAACGGACCCTTTCTACCCCAATAAAAGAGAGGCCTGGTAGAGTAGGGGGTGCTTACAGCGTGCACAACAAGTACAG CTCCAGATCACAACCAAAAGCAAAAGATTGGTGTGATTCTCAGGCTGAAGATGTTGGTTCAGCAGATGCAAAGAAGACTGGATTCAAAGACTTCATTAAGCAGTTGCCACTTCGCAACAACACACAACGCTCTGCTAAAGATCCTAAAAGCTCACTGGAGAGGGAGAGCACTGCAAAATGTTCCCACATCAGAGACCAAGCAGAG GATGATCTTGTTATCCAGACCTCCACATCAGAAGATGATGAAAGTGAGaagaaacagcagaagaagctgaaaaaaacaaagattagaAAAAAGATTTCAAAGTTCCTCAGGTTAAAGTTGGAGAGAGAAGACAAAGAGGAGCACGGATCCTGTCCAAATAAGCCTACCACGCCAGTCCACCAAGATCGAGAACCCAACCCACCCATAATCTCTCCCA CCCACCATCCTGAGTTCTATAATGAGGTAGCAGAGAAGCTGGAAAAGATTGCACAGAGGTCCACCAGTATAAAGAAACCGAGTTCTACAGCCCAGCTTTCACAAG aAGTGTGTGACAAAGAGGCAGTTGTGCAGCAGCTTGTGCAGGTGCTCTGTTCGGAGGGAGATTCTATCAACACTAAG ATCCAGTCAGACCCTTTCCTGCGCTCCAGCTTTGCTCGTCTTTCTTATGCATCGTTTGCCAAGCTTCTAGACACTGTGAGTCAGGTATCTGAGGCCCCGCCATCGGCTAGTCCAACACTGCAACGCATGGCTGTCACCATGGAGGTATCACGGCGGATAGTGACAGCTACTGGAACAATGCGCATGCAGGGCTATGCAAAGTGCTACATGGAGACCTTTGCACCCTGGGTAAAGAGTCATGGAGGATGG GAGAATGTAGATTTGGAGGAGCCTGTAGAATATGACTGA
- the bcl2l12 gene encoding uncharacterized protein bcl2l12 isoform X3 — protein MMSESRVHHSSVSSISSISLVEIKAETHLVLQAFLQRTLSTPIKERPGRVGGAYSVHNKYRSQPKAKDWCDSQAEDVGSADAKKTGFKDFIKQLPLRNNTQRSAKDPKSSLERESTAKCSHIRDQAEDDLVIQTSTSEDDESEKKQQKKLKKTKIRKKISKFLRLKLEREDKEEHGSCPNKPTTPVHQDREPNPPIISPTHHPEFYNEVAEKLEKIAQRSTSIKKPSSTAQLSQEVCDKEAVVQQLVQVLCSEGDSINTKIQSDPFLRSSFARLSYASFAKLLDTVSQVSEAPPSASPTLQRMAVTMEVSRRIVTATGTMRMQGYAKCYMETFAPWVKSHGGWENVDLEEPVEYD, from the exons TGATGTCAGAGTCTCGAGTCCACcattcctctgtctcctccatctcctcaatCTCTTTGGTTGAGATCAAGGCTGAGACTCATCTAGTCCTCCAGGCATTTCTCCAACGGACCCTTTCTACCCCAATAAAAGAGAGGCCTGGTAGAGTAGGGGGTGCTTACAGCGTGCACAACAAGTACAG ATCACAACCAAAAGCAAAAGATTGGTGTGATTCTCAGGCTGAAGATGTTGGTTCAGCAGATGCAAAGAAGACTGGATTCAAAGACTTCATTAAGCAGTTGCCACTTCGCAACAACACACAACGCTCTGCTAAAGATCCTAAAAGCTCACTGGAGAGGGAGAGCACTGCAAAATGTTCCCACATCAGAGACCAAGCAGAG GATGATCTTGTTATCCAGACCTCCACATCAGAAGATGATGAAAGTGAGaagaaacagcagaagaagctgaaaaaaacaaagattagaAAAAAGATTTCAAAGTTCCTCAGGTTAAAGTTGGAGAGAGAAGACAAAGAGGAGCACGGATCCTGTCCAAATAAGCCTACCACGCCAGTCCACCAAGATCGAGAACCCAACCCACCCATAATCTCTCCCA CCCACCATCCTGAGTTCTATAATGAGGTAGCAGAGAAGCTGGAAAAGATTGCACAGAGGTCCACCAGTATAAAGAAACCGAGTTCTACAGCCCAGCTTTCACAAG aAGTGTGTGACAAAGAGGCAGTTGTGCAGCAGCTTGTGCAGGTGCTCTGTTCGGAGGGAGATTCTATCAACACTAAG ATCCAGTCAGACCCTTTCCTGCGCTCCAGCTTTGCTCGTCTTTCTTATGCATCGTTTGCCAAGCTTCTAGACACTGTGAGTCAGGTATCTGAGGCCCCGCCATCGGCTAGTCCAACACTGCAACGCATGGCTGTCACCATGGAGGTATCACGGCGGATAGTGACAGCTACTGGAACAATGCGCATGCAGGGCTATGCAAAGTGCTACATGGAGACCTTTGCACCCTGGGTAAAGAGTCATGGAGGATGG GAGAATGTAGATTTGGAGGAGCCTGTAGAATATGACTGA
- the bcl2l12 gene encoding uncharacterized protein bcl2l12 isoform X2 has translation MSESRVHHSSVSSISSISLVEIKAETHLVLQAFLQRTLSTPIKERPGRVGGAYSVHNKYSSRSQPKAKDWCDSQAEDVGSADAKKTGFKDFIKQLPLRNNTQRSAKDPKSSLERESTAKCSHIRDQAEDDLVIQTSTSEDDESEKKQQKKLKKTKIRKKISKFLRLKLEREDKEEHGSCPNKPTTPVHQDREPNPPIISPTHHPEFYNEVAEKLEKIAQRSTSIKKPSSTAQLSQEVCDKEAVVQQLVQVLCSEGDSINTKIQSDPFLRSSFARLSYASFAKLLDTVSQVSEAPPSASPTLQRMAVTMEVSRRIVTATGTMRMQGYAKCYMETFAPWVKSHGGWENVDLEEPVEYD, from the exons ATGTCAGAGTCTCGAGTCCACcattcctctgtctcctccatctcctcaatCTCTTTGGTTGAGATCAAGGCTGAGACTCATCTAGTCCTCCAGGCATTTCTCCAACGGACCCTTTCTACCCCAATAAAAGAGAGGCCTGGTAGAGTAGGGGGTGCTTACAGCGTGCACAACAAGTACAG CTCCAGATCACAACCAAAAGCAAAAGATTGGTGTGATTCTCAGGCTGAAGATGTTGGTTCAGCAGATGCAAAGAAGACTGGATTCAAAGACTTCATTAAGCAGTTGCCACTTCGCAACAACACACAACGCTCTGCTAAAGATCCTAAAAGCTCACTGGAGAGGGAGAGCACTGCAAAATGTTCCCACATCAGAGACCAAGCAGAG GATGATCTTGTTATCCAGACCTCCACATCAGAAGATGATGAAAGTGAGaagaaacagcagaagaagctgaaaaaaacaaagattagaAAAAAGATTTCAAAGTTCCTCAGGTTAAAGTTGGAGAGAGAAGACAAAGAGGAGCACGGATCCTGTCCAAATAAGCCTACCACGCCAGTCCACCAAGATCGAGAACCCAACCCACCCATAATCTCTCCCA CCCACCATCCTGAGTTCTATAATGAGGTAGCAGAGAAGCTGGAAAAGATTGCACAGAGGTCCACCAGTATAAAGAAACCGAGTTCTACAGCCCAGCTTTCACAAG aAGTGTGTGACAAAGAGGCAGTTGTGCAGCAGCTTGTGCAGGTGCTCTGTTCGGAGGGAGATTCTATCAACACTAAG ATCCAGTCAGACCCTTTCCTGCGCTCCAGCTTTGCTCGTCTTTCTTATGCATCGTTTGCCAAGCTTCTAGACACTGTGAGTCAGGTATCTGAGGCCCCGCCATCGGCTAGTCCAACACTGCAACGCATGGCTGTCACCATGGAGGTATCACGGCGGATAGTGACAGCTACTGGAACAATGCGCATGCAGGGCTATGCAAAGTGCTACATGGAGACCTTTGCACCCTGGGTAAAGAGTCATGGAGGATGG GAGAATGTAGATTTGGAGGAGCCTGTAGAATATGACTGA